CTGGCCGCCGTCCGGGACTAATCGCGCGGGCTAAAGCGCGCCCAGCAAGGTCTCCGCGATCGCGAACGGGAAGTGCACGGTAGCGGTGGTTACTTCGCGCGCTCCGTCACGAACCGCGTTGACGATCGTCGCGGGATCGCCACTGAACAACGCAGTCGCGACGTCGTAGCCCGCAAACTGCGGTGCGGTGATGAAGTTGCGCACGTCGACGAACAGCTGAGTCGGCAGGTTCGCCGGCGCGACCGGCGCGCCGTTGAAGCTCACCATCGTCCAGCCGGTTCCGGGACTGCCCTGGACCACCACGACGCCGGTGTTCGGCAGCGCGCCAGTGACCAGCAGCAGCGGGTTGGGGTTGTCGACCATCATCATGGTGCCGGTCTCGATGGCAAGGGCGCTGGAATAGGCTGCGACCGTGTGACTCGGGCTCGTCAAGGCGGTGTTGTACATGGTCTGCACCGCGGCGTTGAAGCCGCTACCGAAGGTCAGGCCGGTGGGGTTGACGGCGGAGATGCCCAGCATCGGGAAGGCAGGCAGGCCCAGCGTCCACATCACGGGTCCGGCTAGGTAAATGAGCCCGGCCGGGATCTGCTGCATACCTTCCAGGAGCCCGGCGTTGATCTCGTTGAGGCCAGGCAGGACGACGGGCGTCGGCTGGCCGGCATAGGACGCCAGCGCCGCAGCGGTCTGCTGCGTCCGCAGCATTTGCGAGTCGAATATTCCGGCGAAATGGCCCTGGCCGTTGAGAATGGCGGCGACGTCGGCCGCCTGCTGCTGGCCCAGCGCGGTGAGTGGAGGTCCGGGGATCGCCGTATCGAGGAGGTTGGAGATGTTGCTGGCCGTCTGCCCATGCCGGATGAACTCGATGGTGACGGTTTCGGTGCTCGGCGGGATGTACGTGGGGCCGCCCTGGCCGATGAACAGGCCGGGGTAGCCGCGCGCCCCGACTGTCCCGATGGTCGTCCCGGTCCCGCCGATTCCGCCGTACCCGCCGTCGCCGAACAACAGGGCCTGGCCGCCGGCACCGCCGGCTCCACCAGCCAGCACAGTCACCGCAGCGCCGCCCAGCCCGCCGTGGCCGCCGTTGCCCATCAACCAGCCGCCGACGCCGCCGGTGCCGCCCGTTCCACCGTCGTATCCGGCACCGCCGATGCCGCCGGTGCCGATCAATCCGGCATTACCGCCGGGGCCGCCGGAAGCCAGTGCGCCGCCGGTTGGGCTGTAGCCGGCGCCGCCGTCGCCGAACAGGATGCCGCCCGCGCCCCCGGTCGGGGAGGCCAACGTCCCGGCCGCGCCGTTGCCAATCAGATCCCGCCCTAACAGCAGGTGGGTGGGTGCGTTGATGATCGGGTCGACAACCTGGCCGAGCTCGCTGGAGATCCACGTCTGGCCGATGGTGTGTGCCGGGCCGTAGACCAGTGTCTGGAAGGCACCGGAGGTGAATGCACTCAGTCCTTCCAGCGGAGCCGCGGCGATGCCGCCGCCCAAAAGGGTGGCCTCCAGCTGCTGCAGGATGGCGGCCTCGGCTCCTCCGTACGACGCGGCCGAGGCGCCCAGGTTGCGCACAAACTCTTGGTGGTAGGCAGCCGCCTGCGCTGCCGCCGCCTGGTATTCGTTCGCATGTGTGCCGAACAGCGTCGCGAGAGCGACCGATATTTCGTCGGCGGCCGCGGCGGCTATCTGGGATGTCGGGAGCAGCGCGCTTAGGTTGCCGGTGCTGATTGCCGAACCGATCTGGGCCGCGTTCGCGGTCGCCGTTTCGAATCCGTCCAGTGCTGCCACCACATATGACATTTCGCTACTCCTCGATGCGTAATTTGGCTCGACGGCCATCTTGGCACCCGGAATCCGAAAAGTTGCGGAAATCGGAAAAATGCGCAGCGAGTTTCCAGGGTTGTCAGGTCCCCCGCAACGCGGCGATACCGACGTCCAACGCCGTCTCGAGGTAGGACAGATCGCCGGTGGCCAGCATGATGCCCACCCCGCCCTGTATGCCGGCCAGTAGCGCCGCGGCGGCTCTGTCCGCGTCCACACCCGGCGGGACTTTGCCGCTCTCCTGCATGGCGCGGACTCCGGCGGCGATCGCACAGTGCCACTTCGAGATGAGCTCGGCCGTCACTGCCTGAGCGCCCGGGGTGACACGACCGATCTCCGACATGAGCACGGCAATCGGACAGTTCTGACCCTGCCGCCGATAGCGGTCGACCACCACGTCACGCCAGCGCTGCCAGGCCGCCCACGACGTGAGGGCACTTAGATGCGGCTGCTGGTCGGCGATCACCATCTGCGATTCGAAGGCGGCCACTGCAAGCAGCAATTGATCTTTGCCGTCGGGAAAGTAGTGGAAAAGTTGGCTTTTCGAGGTACGGGTACGAGCCATCACGTCCTCGAGCGTGGTCAGGGCGACGCCGCGAGAGCGGATCTCAGCGGCCGCGCCCTCGATGATGCGTTGCCGAGTAGCCCTTCCCTTGGCGGTTAGTTTTTGGACTTGCGAGTCCATTTTTAATGGTGAAGCCTTTGGACCCATGAGTCCAAATAGTACCCAGCTCTCGAAACACACAGCATTGATCACCGGCTCCACCGCAGGCCTCGGCGCGGCAATCGCCAGGACACTGGCCGCGCGGGGTGCGTTGGTGGTCGTCAACGGGCGCAACGCTGCTCGTGGTGCGGCGGTGGTCGACCAGGTCCTGTCGACGGGCGGCCGGGCAACCTTCGTCGACAGTGACCTGGGATCCGGCGCCGACGGAATCCGTCGGCTGGCCGAACGCGCCCGCACCGCTGCCGGCGGCCATATCGACATCCTGGTCAACAATGCCGCCACCATAGCGATGCCCACCCCCACCGCGGATATCACTGAAGCCGAACTCCGAGAATCCTTCGCGGTCAACGTCTTTGCGCCGCTTCTGCTCACCGGCGTGATCGCTCCTCGGATGGTCGCGGCCGGCAAAGGCTCGATCGTCAACGTCGGATCGATCACCGGCCTGCGCGGGTCCGCCGGCTCGGCCATCTACTCAAGCACCAAGGCCGTCATTCATTCCTTCACCAAGTCGTGGGCCGACGAATACGGGCCGTTCGGCGTCCGGGTAAACGCCGTGGCGCCCGGGCCCATCGCCACCGAACGGCAGCAAGAATTCGCCGATCACGTCGGTCCGATGCTGGCCCGCATCCCCTCCCGGCGGATGAGCACCCCCGAGGAGGTCGCCGCAGCGGTGGCATTCCTGGCCAGCGACGAGGCCGCCAATATCCACGGCGCAGTACTGGGCGTCGACGGCGGCTGGGCGGCGGTCTGATCGATACTTGACACTGCGCTGAACACATGTTTAGTGTCTTAAACATGCGTTCAGCCGACTTGACCGCGACCGCCCGAATACGTGACGCAGCCATTGCGCAGTTCGGCGAGCACGGATTCGGCGTCGGGTTGCGCACCATCGCCGAGGCAGCCGGAGTGAGCGCGGGCCTGGTCATCCATCACTTCGGCTCCAAAGAAGGCCTGCGTAAGGCCTGCGACGAATTTGTCGCTGAAGAGATCCGCAGCAGCAAGTCCGAGGCGATGAGGTCCAACGACCCCGCCACGTGGCTGGGACAGATGGCCGAGATCGAGTCCTACGCACCGTTGATGGCCTACCTGGTACGCACCATGCAATCCGGTGGCGAACTGGCAAAGATGCTGTGGCAAAACATGGCCGACAACGTAGAGAAGTACCTCGCCGAAGGTGTGCAGGCTGGCACCCTAAAGCCAAGTCGCGATCCACATGCCCGGGCCAAGTATCTGGCCATCACCGGCGGCGGCGGATTCCTGCTTTATCTGCAAATGCACGATACGCCAACCGATCTGCGCACAGTACTGCGTGACTATGCCCGTGACATGGTGTTGCCCGCCCTCGAGCTTTATTCCGATGGCCTGATGACCGACCACACCATGTACGAGGCATTTCTGGCCGAACACAACCGAGGAGATACCCATGCCAGTTGACAGCCAGACACCCATCGAAGTTCGTGGCCTCATCAAGAGCTTTGGCGCCACCCAAGCACTCGACGGCCTCGACCTGCAGGTACGCCAGGGCGAAGTGCACGGCTTTCTGGGCCCCAACGGCGCCGGCAAGTCGACAACCATCCGCATTCTGCTGGGCCTGGTCAAAGCCGACGGCGGCACCGTTCGGTTACTGGGCGGCGACCCGTGGACCGATGCCGTGCCACTGCATCGTCAAATTGCCTATGTACCAGGCGATGTCACTCTATGGCCAACATTGACCGGCGGCGAGACCATCGATCTGCTGGCGCGGATGCGCGGCGGCATCGACCCGGCCCTGCGCGCGGAGTTGATCGAGCGTTTCGAGTTCGACCCGAGCAAGAAGGTGCGGGCCTACTCCAAGGGTAATCGGCAGAAGGTGTCACTGATCTCAGCGTTCTCCTCCCGTGCCCGCCTGTTGCTGCTCGACGAACCCACCAGCGGATTGGATCCGTTGATGGAGAACGTGTTCCAGCAATGTGTCACCGAAGCCAAAAACCGGGGCGTGACGGTGTTGCTGTCCAGCCACATCCTGGCCGAGACGGAGGCGCTGTGCGAGCGAGTGACCATCATCCAGGCCGGTAGGACCGTGGAAAGCGGATCACTGCAATCCATGCGGCACCTCAGCCGTACCTCGATCAAGGCCGAAGTGATCGGTGATCCAGGTGATCTGGCCCGCATCAAGGGGGTCGAGGATGTCAGCGTCGAAGGCAACACGGTGCGCGCGCAGGTCGATGGCGAAAGCCTCGGTGAATTGATCCGGGTGCTCGGCGCCGCTGGGGTCCGTAGCCTGGTCAGCCAGCCGCCATCGTTGGAGGACCTGTTCCTGCGGCACTACAGCGTCAACGGTGCCGGCAAGCACGAACGCGCGGAGGTGCCGTCGCGATGACCACCACTGTTCTAGATCGTCCGAAAACAACTGCGCGGCAAGTACGTTCGAAGTTTACCGGCACTTTCGGGCTGCTGCGGCTTTACCTGCGCCGAGACCGGGTAGTGCTGCCGCTCTGGGTGCTGCTGCTGTCGGTGCCGTTGGCCAACGTCTACATCGGCAGCATCGACAAGGTCTACCCCACCGCGGCCGATCGGGCCGCTTTCGCGGCATCCATCGTGGCCAGCCCCGCCCAGCGGGCACTCTACGGCCCGATTTACAACGACGGCCTCGGCGCGGTAGGCATCTGGAAGGCCGGGATGTTCCACGTGCTGATCGCGGTCGCCGTCATCCTCACCGTGATCCGGCACACCCGCGCCGACGAGGAGACCGGCCGGGCCGAGTTGATCGACTCGACCGCGGTCGGCCGCTACGCCGGTTTGACCGCCGCACTGATGCTGTCCTTTGGCGCATCATTGGCCACCGGCGTAGTCGGTGCGGCCGGACTGCTCACCACCGACGTCGCACCGAGTGGATCACTTGCATTTGGAGCTGCCCTGGCGGGCTCCGGATTAGTGTTCACGGCACTGGCAGCGGTGGCGGCCCAGCTGTCACCGAGCGCGCGGGTGTGCCGCGGCTACGCGTTCGCCGCGTTGGGCACTGCGTTCACCCTGCGCGCGGTCGGCGACGCGGGATCTGGTGCGCTGTCCTGGCTTTCGCCGCTGGGATGGTCGCTGCAGGTGCGGCCCTACGCGGGCGAGCGCTGGTGGGTTCTGCTGCTGCACCTGGCTACCACGGTGATACTGACCGCCGTCGCCTACTGGCTGCTAGCCGGCCGCGACGTCGGCGCCGGACTGATCGCCGAACGCCCCGGTCGCAGCATCGCGGCCGCCTCACTGAGTGGCACCCTGGGCCTGGCGTGGCGCCTTGATCGGGGGACTGTGCTGGTGTGGACCATCGGTCTGAGCCTGTATGGCTTGCTGATCGGCAGCGTCACCCATGGCATCGGGGACGAACTGGGCAGTGGGTCGGCGCGCGACATCGTCGCGCGACTCGGCGGCACTGCCGCTCTCGAGCAAGGATTCATCACAGTCGGATTCGTGATGCTGGGCATGGTCGCGGCGGCGTTCGCCATCTCACTGTCACTGCGGCTGCACCAGGAAGAAGCCAGCGAGCGCGCCGAGACGTTATTGGCCGGCTCCGTCTCGCGTACCCGCTTGTTCACCAGTCATCTGGTGATGGCACTGGCCGGGTCGGCATCGGCCATACTGCTCGCTGGCCTGACCGCCGGACTGGCCTACGGTGCGGCGGCCGGGGATGTTGCCGGCCAGCTGCCCACCGTCCTGGGAACCGCGGCAGTTCAGGTGCCCGCGGTCTGGCTGCTGTCGGCGGTCGCTGTCGGATTGTTCGCTGTCGCACCTCGATTCACCCCCGCGGCCTGGGGAGTGTTGGTGGCGTTCGTCGCCCTGTACCTGCTGGGTTCGCTGTCGCGATTCCCGCAGTGGCTACTCGACCTGGAACCCTTCGCGCATACGCCGCGGGTGGGCACCGGCGACTTCACCGCCGTACCGCTACTGTGGCTGCTGGCCATCGACACGGTGCTGATCACGCTGGGCGCCTTGGCTTTCCGTCGCAGGGACCTGCGGTCATGAAAACGGCTCTGCGGGTGAGCGCCTCGATGTTGTACGGGCTAGCGCTGTACGGCGCGCTGGTGTTCATCCCCGCCGGCACGCTGCACTACTGGCAAGGCTGGGTATTTGTCGCCATCGCGATGGGCATGACCATTGCATCCACTGTGTTACTGGCCGTGGCCAATCCGGCGGCACTGCAGCGGCGTATGCGGGGCGGCCCGCGTGCCGAAAAGCGGGCCGTGCAGAAAATCCTCGTCACGGGCGTGTTCCTGTCCGCCATCGCGGTGATGGCGTTCAGCGCCTTCGACCACCGGATGCGCTGGTCGACGGTGCCCGCATGGGTCTGCGTGATCGGCGATGTGCTGGTGGCGCTCGGACTGGGTTTCGCCTCACTGGTGGTCATCCAGAACGCTTATGCCGCAGCCACAATCACCGTAGAGGAAGGGCAAACTTTGGCGACCGACGGCGTCTACAAGGTGGTCCGGCACCCGATGTACGCCGGAGCGATCGTGATGATGCTCGGCACAGCGTTAGCGCTCGGCTCCTATTGGGGGCTGCTGATCGTCGCCTTCGGCGTCCTGGTGTTCGTGTTGCGCATTCGCGACGAGGAGAACCTGCTCAACCAGGAACTGCGCGGATACCGCGACTACACGCAGCAGGTGCCATACCGCTTGGTGCCGCACATCTGGTAGCGACGCGCTTAAGGTATCTGGCGTGGCGCGCAATCTGGCACCTGCCCTAGACCGGCCCTGGATCCGTCCCGGCGCCCTGCGCTACGCGCGCGACCGGATCAGCGGCGTCGTCCGGCCTCGCATCTCAATCACCGAAGCCCCCGCGAGTATCGTCGTCGAGCGCGACGTCGAAGTTCCTACTCGCGATGGAACTCTACTGCGCATCAACGCTTTTCGGATGTCCGGCGATATCGCCCGGCCAGTGGTCCTTTGCATCCACCCCTACGGCAAGGACGAGCTTCCGCGTCGCAAACGCAAGCGGTGGACCTTCTCCCGGCAGTACCGCATGATCCGCCAGCCCCGCCAAGTGCAATTCTCGGCGTTGACCGGATGGGAAGCCCCGGACCCGGCGTACTGGACGGCGCAGGGCTTCGTGGTGGTCAACGCCGACGCCCGCGGTTGCGGCCGGTCCGACGGCACCGGCAATCTGCTGTCCCACCAGGAAGCCGAGGACACCTACGACCTGGTGCAATGGCTGGCCGATCAGCCCTGGAGTGATGGCAACGTCGTCATGCTGGGGGTGTCTTACCTGGCCATCTCCCAGTTCGCTGTCGCCGCGTTGCGGCCGCCAGCGCTGCGGGCCATCTGTCCGTGGGAAGGCTTCACCGATGCCTACCGCGACCTCACCTTTCCAGGCGGAATTCGGGAGACCGGCTTTACCACGCTATGGTCCCGCAACTTAGCCCGCAGCACCCGACAGAGCTACGTCCTGACCGAGGTACAGGCCAAACACCCACTGCGCGACGACTTCTGGCGTGCGCTGACGCCCGACCTTTCCGCGATCGAGGTCCCGATGCTGGTCTGCGGCAGCTTCTCGGACAACAACCTGCACAGTCGCGGATCTGTCCGAGCATTCACCCACACCGGCTCTACCCATGCCCGCCTCTACACACACCGCGGCGGCAAGTGGGCGGTGTTCTACTCCGCCGAAGCGCGAGCCGAACAGCTGAAGTTCTTCCGCGACGTGCTCGACGGCGCACCGGTGTCCCGCAGCGTCCGCTTGGAAGTGCGCGAGGACCGCGACACCATCGTCAGCGTGCGGGAGGAGCGGGAATGGCCGTTAGCGCGCACACTGTGGCGCCCGATGTACCTCGCCGGAGCCGGAGTGCTGGCCGCCGAGCCGCCCCAACACGCGGGTAGCATCACGTTCGAAACACATTCCCGCGCCGCGGTATTCAGTTGGACCGTACCGGAGGATGTCGAGCTCAGCGGCCCCATGGCGGCGAAGTTGTGGGTCCAGCTGGACGGCTGTGACGACGCCAATCTCTTTGTCGGCGTAGAGAAGTGGAGCGACGGACGCCACGTCGATTTCGAAGGGTCCTACGGCTACGGCCGCGACCGGGTGACCGCTGGATGGCAGCGGGTCTCGCTGCGCACCCTGGATCCCAAGCTGTCCCAGCCGTGGGAACCAGTCCCGGCCTGCGACCGGCCGGCACCGGTGCCACCTGGCGAGGTGACGGAAGTGGAAGTGGCGCTGGGTCCGTCGGCAACGCTGTTCCGGGCCGGCGAGCAATTGCGCCTCGTGGTTGCCGGGCGCTGGCTATCCCCGCGCAACCCGCTGACCGGTCAATTCCCGGCGTCCTACGCCGATCCGCCGCGCGGTTTAGTGACGCTGCGCTGGGGCCCGCGCTACAACGCGCACCTACTGATCCCGGTGATCCCCTAGGCGGCGGGCAGCCTCAGACCCAGACGCCCTTACCCACCGCGACCACCCCGCCGGCGCTGATCGCGAAGCGTTCCCGGTCCTTTTCCAAATCCACGCCGACCATCTCCCCCGGGCCGACGACGACGTTCTTGTCCAGAATCGCGTGCCGCACCACCGCGCCGCGGCCCACCCGTGCGCCCGGCATGACCACACTGCCTTCCACGATCGCACCGTCGTCCACCACGACGTTGGACGACAGCACCGAATTACGCACCGATGCCGCCGAGATGATGCTGCCGGCACCGACGACCGATTCCTGGGCCGAGCCGCCGTTGACGAACTTGGCTGGCGCCAGGTTTTCGGTGGCGCCCAGGATCGGCCAGCGCCGGTTGTACAAGTTGAACACTGGGTGTACCGAGACCAGGTCCATATGGGCGTCGTAGAACGCGTCGAGCGTCCCGACGTCACGCCAATACGCGCGGTCCCGCTCGGTGGCGCCCGGTACCTCATTGTCGCCGAAGTCGTACACCGCGGCTCTGCCATCCTCCACCAGCTGCGGGATGATGTCGCCGCCCATGTCGTGGTCGGAGTGATCGTTGTCGGCGTCGGCGCGGATGGCGTCGATCAGCACCTTGGTGGTGAAGATGTAGTTGCCCATTGACACGAAGGTGGTGTCGGGGTCGTCGGGGGTGCCGGGCGGGTTCATCGGCTTTTCGACGAAGTTGCGGATCCGCCCCGACTCGTCGGCGTCGATGCAGCCGAACGCGCTCGCTTCGCTGCGGGGTACCCGGATGCCGGCCACTGTCGCGCCGGCGCCGCTGTCAATGTGAAAGCGCACCATCTGCTCGGGGTCCATCCGATAGACGTGGTCGGCGCCGAAAACAACGATGTAGTCCGGATCTTCGTCGTAGATGAGGTTAAGCGACTGGTAGATCGCGTCCGCTGAGCCCGTATACCAGCGCGGGCCGAGGCGCTGCTGGGCCGGGACGGGAGTGATGTACTCGCCGGCCAAGCCGGACAACCGCCAGTTCTGCGAGATATGCCGGTCCAGTGAGTGCGACTTGTACTGGGTGAGAACGC
The nucleotide sequence above comes from Mycobacterium vicinigordonae. Encoded proteins:
- a CDS encoding PE domain-containing protein, whose translation is MSYVVAALDGFETATANAAQIGSAISTGNLSALLPTSQIAAAAADEISVALATLFGTHANEYQAAAAQAAAYHQEFVRNLGASAASYGGAEAAILQQLEATLLGGGIAAAPLEGLSAFTSGAFQTLVYGPAHTIGQTWISSELGQVVDPIINAPTHLLLGRDLIGNGAAGTLASPTGGAGGILFGDGGAGYSPTGGALASGGPGGNAGLIGTGGIGGAGYDGGTGGTGGVGGWLMGNGGHGGLGGAAVTVLAGGAGGAGGQALLFGDGGYGGIGGTGTTIGTVGARGYPGLFIGQGGPTYIPPSTETVTIEFIRHGQTASNISNLLDTAIPGPPLTALGQQQAADVAAILNGQGHFAGIFDSQMLRTQQTAAALASYAGQPTPVVLPGLNEINAGLLEGMQQIPAGLIYLAGPVMWTLGLPAFPMLGISAVNPTGLTFGSGFNAAVQTMYNTALTSPSHTVAAYSSALAIETGTMMMVDNPNPLLLVTGALPNTGVVVVQGSPGTGWTMVSFNGAPVAPANLPTQLFVDVRNFITAPQFAGYDVATALFSGDPATIVNAVRDGAREVTTATVHFPFAIAETLLGAL
- a CDS encoding TetR/AcrR family transcriptional regulator, with protein sequence MDSQVQKLTAKGRATRQRIIEGAAAEIRSRGVALTTLEDVMARTRTSKSQLFHYFPDGKDQLLLAVAAFESQMVIADQQPHLSALTSWAAWQRWRDVVVDRYRRQGQNCPIAVLMSEIGRVTPGAQAVTAELISKWHCAIAAGVRAMQESGKVPPGVDADRAAAALLAGIQGGVGIMLATGDLSYLETALDVGIAALRGT
- a CDS encoding SDR family NAD(P)-dependent oxidoreductase, with the protein product MSPNSTQLSKHTALITGSTAGLGAAIARTLAARGALVVVNGRNAARGAAVVDQVLSTGGRATFVDSDLGSGADGIRRLAERARTAAGGHIDILVNNAATIAMPTPTADITEAELRESFAVNVFAPLLLTGVIAPRMVAAGKGSIVNVGSITGLRGSAGSAIYSSTKAVIHSFTKSWADEYGPFGVRVNAVAPGPIATERQQEFADHVGPMLARIPSRRMSTPEEVAAAVAFLASDEAANIHGAVLGVDGGWAAV
- a CDS encoding TetR/AcrR family transcriptional regulator; the encoded protein is MRSADLTATARIRDAAIAQFGEHGFGVGLRTIAEAAGVSAGLVIHHFGSKEGLRKACDEFVAEEIRSSKSEAMRSNDPATWLGQMAEIESYAPLMAYLVRTMQSGGELAKMLWQNMADNVEKYLAEGVQAGTLKPSRDPHARAKYLAITGGGGFLLYLQMHDTPTDLRTVLRDYARDMVLPALELYSDGLMTDHTMYEAFLAEHNRGDTHAS
- a CDS encoding ABC transporter ATP-binding protein: MPVDSQTPIEVRGLIKSFGATQALDGLDLQVRQGEVHGFLGPNGAGKSTTIRILLGLVKADGGTVRLLGGDPWTDAVPLHRQIAYVPGDVTLWPTLTGGETIDLLARMRGGIDPALRAELIERFEFDPSKKVRAYSKGNRQKVSLISAFSSRARLLLLDEPTSGLDPLMENVFQQCVTEAKNRGVTVLLSSHILAETEALCERVTIIQAGRTVESGSLQSMRHLSRTSIKAEVIGDPGDLARIKGVEDVSVEGNTVRAQVDGESLGELIRVLGAAGVRSLVSQPPSLEDLFLRHYSVNGAGKHERAEVPSR
- a CDS encoding ABC transporter permease; the encoded protein is MTTTVLDRPKTTARQVRSKFTGTFGLLRLYLRRDRVVLPLWVLLLSVPLANVYIGSIDKVYPTAADRAAFAASIVASPAQRALYGPIYNDGLGAVGIWKAGMFHVLIAVAVILTVIRHTRADEETGRAELIDSTAVGRYAGLTAALMLSFGASLATGVVGAAGLLTTDVAPSGSLAFGAALAGSGLVFTALAAVAAQLSPSARVCRGYAFAALGTAFTLRAVGDAGSGALSWLSPLGWSLQVRPYAGERWWVLLLHLATTVILTAVAYWLLAGRDVGAGLIAERPGRSIAAASLSGTLGLAWRLDRGTVLVWTIGLSLYGLLIGSVTHGIGDELGSGSARDIVARLGGTAALEQGFITVGFVMLGMVAAAFAISLSLRLHQEEASERAETLLAGSVSRTRLFTSHLVMALAGSASAILLAGLTAGLAYGAAAGDVAGQLPTVLGTAAVQVPAVWLLSAVAVGLFAVAPRFTPAAWGVLVAFVALYLLGSLSRFPQWLLDLEPFAHTPRVGTGDFTAVPLLWLLAIDTVLITLGALAFRRRDLRS
- a CDS encoding methyltransferase family protein, translated to MKTALRVSASMLYGLALYGALVFIPAGTLHYWQGWVFVAIAMGMTIASTVLLAVANPAALQRRMRGGPRAEKRAVQKILVTGVFLSAIAVMAFSAFDHRMRWSTVPAWVCVIGDVLVALGLGFASLVVIQNAYAAATITVEEGQTLATDGVYKVVRHPMYAGAIVMMLGTALALGSYWGLLIVAFGVLVFVLRIRDEENLLNQELRGYRDYTQQVPYRLVPHIW
- a CDS encoding CocE/NonD family hydrolase, encoding MARNLAPALDRPWIRPGALRYARDRISGVVRPRISITEAPASIVVERDVEVPTRDGTLLRINAFRMSGDIARPVVLCIHPYGKDELPRRKRKRWTFSRQYRMIRQPRQVQFSALTGWEAPDPAYWTAQGFVVVNADARGCGRSDGTGNLLSHQEAEDTYDLVQWLADQPWSDGNVVMLGVSYLAISQFAVAALRPPALRAICPWEGFTDAYRDLTFPGGIRETGFTTLWSRNLARSTRQSYVLTEVQAKHPLRDDFWRALTPDLSAIEVPMLVCGSFSDNNLHSRGSVRAFTHTGSTHARLYTHRGGKWAVFYSAEARAEQLKFFRDVLDGAPVSRSVRLEVREDRDTIVSVREEREWPLARTLWRPMYLAGAGVLAAEPPQHAGSITFETHSRAAVFSWTVPEDVELSGPMAAKLWVQLDGCDDANLFVGVEKWSDGRHVDFEGSYGYGRDRVTAGWQRVSLRTLDPKLSQPWEPVPACDRPAPVPPGEVTEVEVALGPSATLFRAGEQLRLVVAGRWLSPRNPLTGQFPASYADPPRGLVTLRWGPRYNAHLLIPVIP
- the glgC gene encoding glucose-1-phosphate adenylyltransferase; its protein translation is MRDAHHVLGIVLAGGEGKRLYPLTADRAKPAVPFGGGYRLIDFVLSNLVNARYLRICVLTQYKSHSLDRHISQNWRLSGLAGEYITPVPAQQRLGPRWYTGSADAIYQSLNLIYDEDPDYIVVFGADHVYRMDPEQMVRFHIDSGAGATVAGIRVPRSEASAFGCIDADESGRIRNFVEKPMNPPGTPDDPDTTFVSMGNYIFTTKVLIDAIRADADNDHSDHDMGGDIIPQLVEDGRAAVYDFGDNEVPGATERDRAYWRDVGTLDAFYDAHMDLVSVHPVFNLYNRRWPILGATENLAPAKFVNGGSAQESVVGAGSIISAASVRNSVLSSNVVVDDGAIVEGSVVMPGARVGRGAVVRHAILDKNVVVGPGEMVGVDLEKDRERFAISAGGVVAVGKGVWV